The following are encoded together in the Bos indicus isolate NIAB-ARS_2022 breed Sahiwal x Tharparkar chromosome 27, NIAB-ARS_B.indTharparkar_mat_pri_1.0, whole genome shotgun sequence genome:
- the TLR3 gene encoding toll-like receptor 3 isoform X1, producing the protein MKKGTVSCRHSKSMSRPLPYHIHFFSGLLTCWILCTSSAHKCTVRHEVADCSHLKLTQIPDDLPTNITVLNLTHNQLRRLPPANFTRYSQLTILDGGFNSISKLEPELCQSLPWLEILNLQHNEISQLSDKTFIFCMNLTELHLMSNSIQKIKNDPFKNLKNLIKLDLSHNGLSSTKLGTQLQLENLQELLLSNNKISSLTPEEFDFLGNSSLKRLELSSNQIKEFSPGCFHALGELSGLSLNNAKLSPSLTEKLCLELSNTSIENLSLSSNQLDTISHTTFDGLKQTNLTTLDLSRNSLRVMGNDSFAWLPHLEYLSLEYNNIEHLSSRSFYGLSNLRRLDLRRSFTRQSISLTSLPKIDDFSFQWLKCLEYLNMDDNNFPGIKRNTFTGLVRLKFLSLSNSFSSLRTLTNETFLSLAGCPLLLLNLTKNKISKIQSGAFSWLGHLEVLDLGLNEIGQELTGQEWRGLDNIVEIYLSYNKYLELTTNSFTSVPSLQRLMLRRVALKNVDCSPSPFRPLPNLVILDLSNNNIANINDELLKGLEKLEILDLQHNNLARLWKHANPGGPVQFLKGLFHLHILNLGSNGFDEIPVEAFKDLRELKSIDLGMNNLNILPQSVFDNQVSLKSLSLQKNLITSVQKTVFGPAFRNLSYLDMRFNPFDCTCESIAWFVNWINITHTNISELSNHYLCNTPPQYHGYPVMLFDVSPCKDSAPFELLFMININILLIFIFIVLLIHFEGWRISFYWNVSVHRVLGFKEIDRAEQFEYAAYIIHAYKDRDWVWKHFSPMEEEDHTLRFCLEERDFEAGVLELEAIVNSIRRSRKIIFVVTQNLLKDPLCKRFKVHHAVQQAIEQNLDSIILIFLEEIPDYKLNHALCLRRGMFKSHCILNWPVQKERVNAFHHKLKVALGSRNSAH; encoded by the exons ATGAAAAAAGGAACGGTCAGCTGTCGTCACA GCAAAAGCATGAGCAGACCTTTGCCTTATCATATCCACTTCTTTTCGGGACTGTTGACCTGTTGGATACTGTGTACATCTTCTGCCCACAAATGTACTGTTAGACATGAAGTAGCTGATTGCAGTCATCTGAAGTTGACGCAAATACCTGATGACCTCCCAACAAACATAACTGTGTTGAATCTCACCCATAATCAACTCAGAAGATTGCCACCTGCCAATTTTACGAGATACAGCCAACTTACTATCTTGGATGGGGGATTTAACTCCATCTCAAAGCTGGAGCCAGAACTGTGTCAAAGTCTCCCTTGGTTGGAAATTTTGAACCTCCAACACAATGAGATATCTCAGCTTTCTGATAAAACCTTTATCTTCTGCATGAATTTGACTGAACTCCATCTAATGTCCAACTcaatccaaaaaattaaaaacgatCCCTTTAAAAACCTGAAG aaTTTAATCAAATTAGACCTCTCTCATAATGGCTTATCATCTACTAAATTAGGAACTCAGCTCCAACTGGAGAACCTCCAAGAGCTTCTattatcaaataataaaatttcttcaCTAACACCAGAAGAATTTGATTTCCTTGgcaattcttctttaaaaagattaGAGTTGTcatcaaatcaaatcaaagag TTCTCTCCTGGGTGTTTTCATGCCCTTGGAGAATTATCTGGCCTCTCTCTGAACAATGCCAAGCTGAGCCCCAGTCTCACAGAGAAGCTCTGCTTGGAACTGTCAAACACAAGCATTGAGAATCTGTCCCTGAGCAGCAACCAGCTGGACACAATCAGCCACACGACCTTCGATGGACTGAAGCAGACGAATCTCACCACGCTGGACCTTTCCCGTAACTCCTTACGTGTGATGGGTAATGACTCCTTTGCCTGGCTTCCACATCTCGAATACCTCTCTCTGGAGTATAATAACATAGAGCATTTGTCTTCTCGCTCTTTTTATGGGCTTTCCAACTTGAGACGCCTGGACTTGAGACGGTCTTTTACTAGACAAAGCATTTCACTGACTTCGCTCCCCAAGATTGACGATTTTTCCTTTCAGTGGCTAAAATGTTTGGAGTACCTCAACATGGACGATAACAACTTTCCaggcataaaaagaaatactttcaCGGGATTGGTGAGGCTGAAATTTTTAAGTCTCTCCAACTCCTTCTCAAGTTTGCGGACTTTAACAAATGAGACATTTCTATCGCTCGCTGGTTGTCCTCTGCTCCTACTCAAcctaaccaaaaataaaatctcaaaaattCAGAGTGGTGCTTTTTCTTGGTTGGGGCACCTGGAGGTCCTTGACCTCGGCCTTAATGAGATTGGGCAAGAACTCACAGGCCAGGAATGGAGAGGCCTAGACAATATTGTCGAAATCTACCTTTCCTACAACAAATACCTAGAGCTGACCACCAACTCTTTCACCTCAGTTCCAAGCCTTCAAAGACTGATGCTCCGAAGGGTGGCCCTGAAAAATGTGGACTGCTCCCCTTCGCCTTTTCGCCCTCTTCCGAACCTGGTCATTCTGGatctaagcaacaacaacatagcCAACATAAATGACGAGTTGCTGAAGGGTCTTGAGAAACTAGAAATTCTGGACTTGCAGCATAACAACTTAGCTCGGCTCTGGAAGCATGCCAACCCTGGCGGCCCTGTTCAGTTTCTGAAGGGCCTTTTTCACCTCCACATCCTTAACTTAGGGTCTAATGGCTTTGATGAGATCCCAGTGGAAGCCTTCAAGGACTTACGTGAATTGAAGAGTATTGATTTAggaatgaataatttaaatatcCTTCCACAATCTGTCTTTGATAATCAAGTGTCACTGAAGTCATTAAGCCTTCAGAAGAACCTCATAACATCTGTTCAAAAGACTGTTTTTGGGCCAGCGTTCAGAAACCTGAGTTATTTAGATATGCGTTTTAATCCATTTGATTGTACCTGTGAAAGCATTGCCTGGTTTGTTAATTGGATTAATATTACCCACACCAACATCTCTGAACTGTCGAACCATTACCTCTGCAACACTCCGCCCCAATACCATGGTTACCCAGTAATGCTTTTCGATGTATCGCCCTGCAAAGACAGCGCCCCATTTGAACTCCTTTTCATGATTAACATCAATAtccttttgatttttatctttattgtaCTGCTCATCCATTTTGAAGGCTGGAGGATATCTTTTTATTGGAATGTTTCAGTGCATCGAGTTCTCGGTTTCAAAGAAATAGACAGAGCAGAGCAGTTTGAATATGCAGCATATATAATTCATGCCTATAAAGATAGGGATTGGGTCTGGAAGCACTTCTCCCCAATGGAGGAAGAAGATCATACTCTCAGATTTTGTCTGGAAGAAAGGGACTTTGAGGCAGGTGTCCTTGAACTTGAAGCAATTGTGAACAGCATCAGAAGgagcagaaaaattattttcgTTGTAACACAGAATCTATTGAAAGATCCACTATGCAAAAG ATTCAAGGTTCACCATGCAGTTCAGCAAGCTATTGAACAAAATCTGGATTCCATTATATTGATCTTTCTTGAGGAGATTCCGGATTATAAACTGAACCATGCACTCTGTTTGCGAAGAGGGATGTTTAAATCTCATTGCATCTTGAATTGGCCGGTTCAGAAAGAACGGGTAAATGCTTTTCATCATAAATTGAAAGTAGCACTTGGGTCCAGAAATTCAGcacattaa
- the TLR3 gene encoding toll-like receptor 3 isoform X2, with the protein MSRPLPYHIHFFSGLLTCWILCTSSAHKCTVRHEVADCSHLKLTQIPDDLPTNITVLNLTHNQLRRLPPANFTRYSQLTILDGGFNSISKLEPELCQSLPWLEILNLQHNEISQLSDKTFIFCMNLTELHLMSNSIQKIKNDPFKNLKNLIKLDLSHNGLSSTKLGTQLQLENLQELLLSNNKISSLTPEEFDFLGNSSLKRLELSSNQIKEFSPGCFHALGELSGLSLNNAKLSPSLTEKLCLELSNTSIENLSLSSNQLDTISHTTFDGLKQTNLTTLDLSRNSLRVMGNDSFAWLPHLEYLSLEYNNIEHLSSRSFYGLSNLRRLDLRRSFTRQSISLTSLPKIDDFSFQWLKCLEYLNMDDNNFPGIKRNTFTGLVRLKFLSLSNSFSSLRTLTNETFLSLAGCPLLLLNLTKNKISKIQSGAFSWLGHLEVLDLGLNEIGQELTGQEWRGLDNIVEIYLSYNKYLELTTNSFTSVPSLQRLMLRRVALKNVDCSPSPFRPLPNLVILDLSNNNIANINDELLKGLEKLEILDLQHNNLARLWKHANPGGPVQFLKGLFHLHILNLGSNGFDEIPVEAFKDLRELKSIDLGMNNLNILPQSVFDNQVSLKSLSLQKNLITSVQKTVFGPAFRNLSYLDMRFNPFDCTCESIAWFVNWINITHTNISELSNHYLCNTPPQYHGYPVMLFDVSPCKDSAPFELLFMININILLIFIFIVLLIHFEGWRISFYWNVSVHRVLGFKEIDRAEQFEYAAYIIHAYKDRDWVWKHFSPMEEEDHTLRFCLEERDFEAGVLELEAIVNSIRRSRKIIFVVTQNLLKDPLCKRFKVHHAVQQAIEQNLDSIILIFLEEIPDYKLNHALCLRRGMFKSHCILNWPVQKERVNAFHHKLKVALGSRNSAH; encoded by the exons ATGAGCAGACCTTTGCCTTATCATATCCACTTCTTTTCGGGACTGTTGACCTGTTGGATACTGTGTACATCTTCTGCCCACAAATGTACTGTTAGACATGAAGTAGCTGATTGCAGTCATCTGAAGTTGACGCAAATACCTGATGACCTCCCAACAAACATAACTGTGTTGAATCTCACCCATAATCAACTCAGAAGATTGCCACCTGCCAATTTTACGAGATACAGCCAACTTACTATCTTGGATGGGGGATTTAACTCCATCTCAAAGCTGGAGCCAGAACTGTGTCAAAGTCTCCCTTGGTTGGAAATTTTGAACCTCCAACACAATGAGATATCTCAGCTTTCTGATAAAACCTTTATCTTCTGCATGAATTTGACTGAACTCCATCTAATGTCCAACTcaatccaaaaaattaaaaacgatCCCTTTAAAAACCTGAAG aaTTTAATCAAATTAGACCTCTCTCATAATGGCTTATCATCTACTAAATTAGGAACTCAGCTCCAACTGGAGAACCTCCAAGAGCTTCTattatcaaataataaaatttcttcaCTAACACCAGAAGAATTTGATTTCCTTGgcaattcttctttaaaaagattaGAGTTGTcatcaaatcaaatcaaagag TTCTCTCCTGGGTGTTTTCATGCCCTTGGAGAATTATCTGGCCTCTCTCTGAACAATGCCAAGCTGAGCCCCAGTCTCACAGAGAAGCTCTGCTTGGAACTGTCAAACACAAGCATTGAGAATCTGTCCCTGAGCAGCAACCAGCTGGACACAATCAGCCACACGACCTTCGATGGACTGAAGCAGACGAATCTCACCACGCTGGACCTTTCCCGTAACTCCTTACGTGTGATGGGTAATGACTCCTTTGCCTGGCTTCCACATCTCGAATACCTCTCTCTGGAGTATAATAACATAGAGCATTTGTCTTCTCGCTCTTTTTATGGGCTTTCCAACTTGAGACGCCTGGACTTGAGACGGTCTTTTACTAGACAAAGCATTTCACTGACTTCGCTCCCCAAGATTGACGATTTTTCCTTTCAGTGGCTAAAATGTTTGGAGTACCTCAACATGGACGATAACAACTTTCCaggcataaaaagaaatactttcaCGGGATTGGTGAGGCTGAAATTTTTAAGTCTCTCCAACTCCTTCTCAAGTTTGCGGACTTTAACAAATGAGACATTTCTATCGCTCGCTGGTTGTCCTCTGCTCCTACTCAAcctaaccaaaaataaaatctcaaaaattCAGAGTGGTGCTTTTTCTTGGTTGGGGCACCTGGAGGTCCTTGACCTCGGCCTTAATGAGATTGGGCAAGAACTCACAGGCCAGGAATGGAGAGGCCTAGACAATATTGTCGAAATCTACCTTTCCTACAACAAATACCTAGAGCTGACCACCAACTCTTTCACCTCAGTTCCAAGCCTTCAAAGACTGATGCTCCGAAGGGTGGCCCTGAAAAATGTGGACTGCTCCCCTTCGCCTTTTCGCCCTCTTCCGAACCTGGTCATTCTGGatctaagcaacaacaacatagcCAACATAAATGACGAGTTGCTGAAGGGTCTTGAGAAACTAGAAATTCTGGACTTGCAGCATAACAACTTAGCTCGGCTCTGGAAGCATGCCAACCCTGGCGGCCCTGTTCAGTTTCTGAAGGGCCTTTTTCACCTCCACATCCTTAACTTAGGGTCTAATGGCTTTGATGAGATCCCAGTGGAAGCCTTCAAGGACTTACGTGAATTGAAGAGTATTGATTTAggaatgaataatttaaatatcCTTCCACAATCTGTCTTTGATAATCAAGTGTCACTGAAGTCATTAAGCCTTCAGAAGAACCTCATAACATCTGTTCAAAAGACTGTTTTTGGGCCAGCGTTCAGAAACCTGAGTTATTTAGATATGCGTTTTAATCCATTTGATTGTACCTGTGAAAGCATTGCCTGGTTTGTTAATTGGATTAATATTACCCACACCAACATCTCTGAACTGTCGAACCATTACCTCTGCAACACTCCGCCCCAATACCATGGTTACCCAGTAATGCTTTTCGATGTATCGCCCTGCAAAGACAGCGCCCCATTTGAACTCCTTTTCATGATTAACATCAATAtccttttgatttttatctttattgtaCTGCTCATCCATTTTGAAGGCTGGAGGATATCTTTTTATTGGAATGTTTCAGTGCATCGAGTTCTCGGTTTCAAAGAAATAGACAGAGCAGAGCAGTTTGAATATGCAGCATATATAATTCATGCCTATAAAGATAGGGATTGGGTCTGGAAGCACTTCTCCCCAATGGAGGAAGAAGATCATACTCTCAGATTTTGTCTGGAAGAAAGGGACTTTGAGGCAGGTGTCCTTGAACTTGAAGCAATTGTGAACAGCATCAGAAGgagcagaaaaattattttcgTTGTAACACAGAATCTATTGAAAGATCCACTATGCAAAAG ATTCAAGGTTCACCATGCAGTTCAGCAAGCTATTGAACAAAATCTGGATTCCATTATATTGATCTTTCTTGAGGAGATTCCGGATTATAAACTGAACCATGCACTCTGTTTGCGAAGAGGGATGTTTAAATCTCATTGCATCTTGAATTGGCCGGTTCAGAAAGAACGGGTAAATGCTTTTCATCATAAATTGAAAGTAGCACTTGGGTCCAGAAATTCAGcacattaa